The following are encoded together in the Proteiniphilum saccharofermentans genome:
- a CDS encoding DUF5695 domain-containing protein has product MGMGEETFTTKSFSLTLVNASQTVKHLTPLSDMSFDYTPSDRIEQRDKDGLYHLGDINITLRKSVDGSWKQYSTAYNRKPVQQLAVNGNIIAAADLAATLPEDIPVGVKRFWETDKGDLVLRFEITNRSSDNVEIGSLGIPLIFNNILEGKNLDQAHHDNVFFDPYIGKDAGYLQVNRLHGKGASLLVLPQDNAAFEAYNPLNDDPTPKGVVFEGFHEWLIHSKANAETEWKDVEPWNEPTSTNLVPGESKNFSIKFVLAPSIRGIEDELICRRRPVAIGLPGYVLPANEKGRLFIKYPERIRNISVYPENALTLTKKDDTPSRWSEYEVKGNSWGRARVTVNYADGVQQTIHYKVIKSQQEVVDDLGNFLTTKQWYENKDDAFGRSPSIMNYDYDRKQILTQERRSWFVGLSDEAGAGSWLAAVMKQLVRPDHQEIQKIKRFINETMWGGIQHSSDSTKYGVRKSLFYYEPELMPEGTYSDSIRFSGWEAWSKENAEDLGRSYNYPHVAAAHWVMYHLGRNRGIQGIDWKQSLENACYTAIAMMKFAPYYAQFGQMEGSVFLYILLDLQREGFTEMAVTLEAEMKKRADHWRSLNYPFGSEMPWDSTGQEEVYMWTSYFGYADKADVTLNAILAYMPALPHWGYNGSARRYWDFVYGGKLARIERQLHHYGSGLNAIPVLAAYRDNPEDFYLLRVGYAGSMGPLANVTEDGFGPAAFHSYPSTLDIDGYAGDYGSGFYGYAVNAGTYIYNHPEFGWVAFSGNIEKQGEWIKTEITTAGRNRVFIASESLHLTTVAGQMEQIDYNPVTKEVVITFDGNALLDLTVPDDREIVLPKEITKEERGYYVIKSTKGKENTLRFKIEKVEKLQSNANSADIRIITGIEPIHVDCPVGTVPRLPYQVWVTYSDGKSEYRQTRWSNSALATELEQADPEKNPVGHEYAVKGFIIGDNTTQYGYPVTATVKVVDETYATPSHIPVANPVPLDKVVIDGDNRLTSNRDLAILQILSWDVSQQLYNYRDTYGLSTEGYTIADGWDSPTTKLKGHGSGHYMSALAFAFASAVHPEHKSQLRDNMRRMVNELRECQERTFVWNEQLGRYWEARDFAPEAELRTMKGTWEDFDMYKTQWEKYGYGYLNAIPAHHPALIEMYRGYNNSDWVWAPYYSIHKQLAGLIDIATYVDDSGIADKALLIAKDMGLWIWNRLHYRTFVKTDGTQEERRANPGNRYEMWNIYIAGEDGGTGESLARLSEMVTDPIEKARLLEASNYFDSPAFYDPLAKNIDDIRTRHANQHIPKITSALRSFRGNGNPYYYHLSENFWNMIQGRYRYSTGGVGNGEMFRQPYTQILSMATNVTSDNQRNLHPAPNINETCCAYNLAKLTKDLNSFNPDDARYMDYYERVLYNQLIGSLHHTCYQTTYQYAVGLNASKPWGNRTPQSTCCGGTGSENHVKYQEAAYFVSENTIWVALYMPTTLSWDAMNVTIQQDCLWPAENSTIRLTQGTAGFAMKLRVPYWATEGFDVKLNGVSIASSYQPGTYVTIPARTWTTSDVVEVIMPFTRHIDFGPDKLETAATGINETNTPFTPMWVGTLMYGPLAMTATGIDNWEQATIDVDSDLGNIVQNRPVGTKTGVNGNLYTLTLGDKTFQPDYYRHDNTTHYFRINLPGDPNVGLETAQMTIDKSMLKEYLHVAMERKSAQEKWNALTVKIPEYAPWAPHGFSRLMKQLELAQNILSDTDKNYNQTEINEAASALNAAINTMRPGNLPELEDLGDLLSLLTDARAVKQSGRTSVLTEAIQYAEMVVEYVGDGSGTHDMIESALVKLTAALDKTDRTK; this is encoded by the coding sequence ATGGGGATGGGGGAGGAGACATTTACAACAAAATCTTTTTCTTTGACTTTGGTAAATGCCTCTCAAACGGTGAAACATCTGACTCCGCTTTCAGATATGTCCTTTGATTATACACCCAGTGACAGAATAGAACAAAGGGATAAAGACGGGCTGTACCATTTGGGAGATATAAATATTACTCTGAGAAAATCAGTAGATGGGAGCTGGAAACAATATTCTACTGCATATAATCGTAAGCCGGTACAGCAATTGGCCGTGAACGGCAATATAATTGCTGCTGCCGACCTTGCCGCCACTTTACCTGAAGATATACCTGTAGGCGTAAAGAGATTCTGGGAGACCGATAAAGGGGATCTGGTGCTGCGGTTTGAGATTACGAATCGCTCTTCGGATAATGTGGAAATAGGATCCTTGGGTATTCCCCTTATTTTTAATAATATACTGGAAGGGAAAAATCTGGATCAGGCACACCATGACAATGTGTTTTTTGATCCCTATATAGGAAAAGATGCGGGCTATCTTCAGGTAAACCGCTTGCATGGCAAAGGTGCCAGTTTGTTAGTGTTACCTCAGGATAATGCTGCATTCGAGGCATACAATCCGCTCAATGATGACCCAACCCCGAAAGGTGTGGTGTTTGAGGGATTCCATGAGTGGCTTATCCATAGTAAAGCAAATGCGGAGACGGAATGGAAAGATGTGGAGCCATGGAACGAACCGACCTCGACCAATCTGGTTCCGGGAGAGTCGAAAAACTTTTCTATCAAGTTTGTCCTTGCTCCGTCTATCAGAGGAATAGAAGATGAATTGATCTGCCGCCGGAGACCCGTTGCAATAGGGCTTCCCGGCTATGTTTTACCTGCCAACGAAAAAGGAAGGCTCTTTATAAAATATCCGGAGAGGATAAGAAACATTTCCGTCTATCCTGAAAATGCGCTGACACTGACTAAAAAAGATGATACCCCCAGCAGATGGTCGGAATATGAAGTAAAAGGGAATAGTTGGGGTAGAGCCAGAGTCACTGTCAACTATGCGGATGGAGTACAGCAGACTATTCATTATAAAGTGATTAAGTCGCAACAGGAGGTGGTAGATGATCTGGGGAACTTCCTTACCACGAAGCAATGGTATGAGAACAAGGACGATGCTTTCGGCCGTTCACCCTCCATCATGAACTATGATTATGACAGGAAACAGATCCTTACCCAGGAGAGACGCTCCTGGTTTGTAGGCCTAAGTGACGAAGCCGGTGCCGGAAGCTGGCTGGCAGCCGTGATGAAGCAACTTGTGCGGCCCGATCATCAGGAGATTCAGAAAATAAAAAGATTCATCAATGAGACGATGTGGGGTGGGATACAGCATAGTTCCGACTCTACCAAATATGGTGTGAGGAAGAGCCTGTTTTACTATGAACCGGAGCTGATGCCGGAAGGTACCTATAGCGATTCAATCCGGTTCAGTGGCTGGGAAGCCTGGTCGAAAGAAAATGCCGAAGATCTTGGACGTTCCTATAACTACCCGCATGTAGCGGCGGCTCATTGGGTGATGTATCATCTTGGTCGAAACCGTGGCATTCAGGGAATAGATTGGAAACAAAGTCTTGAAAATGCTTGTTATACGGCCATTGCGATGATGAAATTTGCTCCTTACTATGCACAATTCGGGCAGATGGAAGGTTCTGTTTTCCTCTATATCCTTCTGGATCTGCAACGGGAAGGATTTACGGAAATGGCTGTTACTCTGGAGGCAGAAATGAAAAAACGGGCGGATCACTGGCGTTCGTTAAACTATCCGTTTGGCAGTGAAATGCCCTGGGACTCCACCGGACAGGAGGAAGTGTATATGTGGACATCCTACTTCGGTTATGCCGACAAGGCGGATGTTACCCTCAATGCGATCCTCGCCTATATGCCTGCACTGCCCCACTGGGGTTACAACGGCAGTGCCCGCAGGTACTGGGATTTTGTATATGGAGGTAAACTGGCAAGAATTGAACGCCAGCTACACCATTATGGTTCGGGATTGAATGCGATACCGGTACTCGCTGCCTATAGGGATAATCCGGAGGATTTCTACCTGTTGAGGGTAGGATATGCCGGCTCGATGGGGCCATTGGCCAATGTGACCGAAGATGGTTTTGGCCCGGCTGCTTTTCATTCCTATCCTTCCACACTGGATATCGATGGTTATGCAGGTGATTACGGTAGCGGATTTTATGGCTATGCAGTCAATGCAGGTACCTATATCTACAATCATCCTGAATTCGGATGGGTTGCTTTCAGTGGCAATATTGAAAAACAGGGAGAATGGATCAAGACCGAAATTACCACGGCAGGTAGGAACCGTGTTTTTATTGCATCGGAATCTCTTCACCTGACGACTGTCGCCGGACAAATGGAGCAGATTGATTATAATCCTGTAACCAAAGAAGTAGTCATTACATTTGACGGGAATGCATTACTCGATTTGACTGTCCCGGATGACAGGGAAATAGTCCTTCCAAAAGAAATAACCAAAGAGGAAAGAGGCTATTATGTAATTAAATCGACAAAAGGAAAAGAGAATACACTACGTTTTAAAATCGAGAAAGTGGAAAAACTGCAGTCAAATGCAAATTCTGCGGACATTCGGATCATTACCGGAATCGAACCCATCCATGTGGATTGTCCGGTAGGTACCGTGCCCCGATTACCTTATCAGGTATGGGTAACCTATTCAGATGGCAAGTCCGAATACCGCCAAACCCGATGGTCGAATTCGGCACTTGCCACAGAACTGGAACAGGCAGATCCGGAGAAAAACCCTGTAGGGCATGAATATGCCGTAAAAGGTTTCATCATTGGAGATAACACTACTCAATATGGGTATCCAGTTACGGCTACTGTCAAAGTGGTGGATGAGACCTATGCAACGCCTTCCCATATTCCGGTTGCCAACCCCGTTCCATTGGACAAAGTGGTTATTGATGGGGACAACAGGCTGACTTCCAACCGGGATCTGGCTATTCTGCAGATCCTTAGTTGGGATGTTTCCCAACAGTTGTATAACTACCGGGATACATACGGGTTAAGTACCGAAGGATATACAATAGCCGATGGGTGGGATTCTCCTACCACTAAACTCAAGGGACATGGGTCAGGTCATTATATGTCTGCGCTGGCTTTTGCTTTTGCAAGTGCTGTCCATCCGGAGCATAAGAGTCAGTTACGTGATAACATGCGACGGATGGTCAATGAATTACGTGAGTGCCAGGAACGTACATTTGTCTGGAATGAACAGTTAGGCAGGTATTGGGAAGCACGGGATTTTGCACCCGAAGCCGAACTGCGTACCATGAAAGGGACCTGGGAGGACTTCGATATGTATAAAACCCAGTGGGAAAAATATGGTTACGGATATCTTAATGCTATTCCGGCCCATCACCCGGCGCTGATTGAAATGTATCGTGGGTATAATAACTCCGACTGGGTGTGGGCGCCATACTATTCAATCCATAAACAACTTGCCGGTTTAATTGATATAGCAACCTACGTGGATGATTCCGGGATTGCCGATAAAGCCCTGCTTATTGCCAAAGATATGGGATTATGGATCTGGAACCGATTGCATTACCGGACATTTGTCAAGACGGATGGAACACAGGAAGAACGCAGAGCCAACCCGGGTAACCGGTATGAAATGTGGAATATTTATATTGCCGGGGAAGATGGTGGAACCGGTGAGTCGCTGGCACGGCTTTCAGAAATGGTAACGGACCCGATTGAGAAAGCACGCCTGCTCGAAGCATCCAATTATTTCGACAGTCCGGCATTTTACGATCCGCTGGCTAAGAATATCGATGATATCCGTACCCGTCATGCCAACCAGCATATCCCGAAAATAACCAGTGCGCTTCGTAGTTTCAGAGGTAATGGTAATCCCTACTATTATCATCTGTCCGAAAACTTCTGGAATATGATACAAGGTCGTTACCGTTATTCAACAGGAGGAGTAGGTAATGGTGAGATGTTCAGGCAACCCTATACCCAGATACTGAGTATGGCGACCAATGTAACATCCGACAATCAACGCAATCTGCATCCCGCACCTAATATCAACGAAACCTGTTGTGCCTATAACCTGGCTAAACTGACCAAGGATCTGAACAGTTTTAACCCTGACGATGCCAGGTATATGGATTATTATGAAAGGGTATTGTACAATCAACTCATTGGGTCGTTACACCACACCTGCTATCAGACGACCTATCAGTACGCGGTCGGTTTGAATGCATCCAAACCCTGGGGCAACAGGACGCCACAATCTACCTGTTGCGGTGGTACGGGCTCCGAAAATCATGTGAAGTACCAGGAAGCGGCTTATTTTGTTTCGGAGAACACTATCTGGGTCGCTTTATATATGCCGACCACTCTCTCGTGGGATGCAATGAACGTGACCATTCAGCAGGATTGTTTGTGGCCTGCTGAGAATTCAACCATCCGGTTGACGCAGGGAACCGCTGGCTTTGCTATGAAATTACGTGTTCCCTATTGGGCTACAGAAGGTTTTGATGTGAAACTGAACGGCGTTTCAATCGCTTCTTCCTATCAGCCAGGCACATATGTTACTATTCCGGCGCGTACCTGGACAACTTCCGATGTGGTGGAGGTTATCATGCCTTTTACCAGACATATTGATTTTGGCCCTGACAAGTTAGAAACAGCTGCTACGGGTATAAACGAAACAAATACTCCGTTCACTCCCATGTGGGTCGGTACACTGATGTATGGACCTTTGGCAATGACGGCAACCGGTATAGACAATTGGGAACAGGCTACTATAGATGTGGACTCTGATTTGGGAAATATCGTGCAAAACAGACCTGTTGGAACCAAAACAGGTGTGAATGGTAACCTTTATACCCTGACGCTGGGGGACAAAACATTTCAGCCTGATTATTACCGACATGATAATACAACCCACTATTTCAGAATCAATCTGCCCGGTGATCCAAACGTCGGATTGGAAACAGCTCAAATGACCATAGATAAAAGTATGTTGAAAGAATATCTGCATGTGGCTATGGAGAGGAAATCCGCACAGGAAAAGTGGAATGCGCTTACCGTGAAAATACCGGAATATGCTCCTTGGGCACCACATGGTTTTTCCCGTCTAATGAAACAGCTTGAGCTGGCGCAGAATATCCTCAGCGATACGGATAAGAATTATAATCAAACAGAAATAAATGAAGCAGCATCAGCGCTTAATGCAGCTATCAATACAATGAGACCGGGTAACCTGCCGGAGTTGGAAGATCTGGGCGATTTGTTGAGTTTGCTTACCGATGCCAGGGCTGTGAAACAATCCGGCCGTACAAGTGTCCTGACCGAAGCGATTCAATATGCGGAGATGGTAGTGGAATATGTAGGTGACGGAAGCGGGACACACGATATGATAGAAAGTGCGTTGGTTAAACTTACGGCAGCACTCGACAAAACAGACCGTACGAAATAG
- a CDS encoding S9 family peptidase: MTQTPKGREFYLIDPEQKTQKNAFDQERLAASLSKVLDKKTDAYNLPFRQIRLSDRRDSIFFRVETTDYYALLTDYEVSKNPVQSFREEPYWGNVFKEDSRERVPSPDGKKEAYISEGNLWVEDKETGNIRKLSNDGSPYEYYSSNIYWSPDSRKIVCCKYRPGGDRKLLLISSSPKDQLQPKTETYDYLKPGDALPVRRPVAFLIDEEKVIHFDVPDVDSQYDLTNIKWNKKSDFFTFDFNKRGHQQFIVYAGDILSGTLHPVVKEESPTFIHYYNLYQYWFKESDELLWISERDGWRHIYLYDVPSGKVKEQLTKGDWVVKTIVNVDEKKRRILFKACGMDKNEDPYLEKYYTLDIRSGKITPLTPENAHHNVTFSQDHRYMFDVYSRVDLPPALVIRSVEDGGKIVYKPAMQPDISGVTASGWRMPEVFSAKGRDGETDIWGMIIRPSNFDPAKKYPVIEYIYAGPHDSHVPKSFAVEYRPSALAELGFITVMIDGMGTANRSKAFHDVCWKNLKDAGFPDRIAWIKAAAEKYPEMDIERMGIYGVSAGGQNTMWGLLSYPDFYKVGVASCGCYDNRMDKIWWNEQWLGYPIGKEYEENSNVENAHLLKGKLMLILGEMDNNVDPSSTLQLVDKLIKHDKEFEFVMLPGARHTLGEKYGERKRRDFFMKHLLNVKATEWNSKNSK; encoded by the coding sequence ATGACACAAACCCCTAAAGGGAGAGAATTTTATTTGATCGATCCTGAACAGAAAACACAAAAAAATGCATTCGATCAGGAACGTCTGGCCGCTTCCTTGTCAAAAGTATTGGATAAAAAAACAGATGCATATAATCTTCCTTTCCGGCAGATCCGATTGAGTGATCGGCGGGATTCCATTTTTTTTCGCGTTGAAACAACCGATTATTATGCCCTGTTGACAGATTATGAAGTTTCTAAGAATCCGGTTCAGAGCTTCCGTGAAGAGCCCTATTGGGGCAATGTATTCAAAGAAGATTCCAGGGAAAGGGTCCCCTCTCCGGACGGAAAAAAAGAAGCCTATATCTCGGAAGGGAATCTCTGGGTAGAAGATAAAGAAACAGGAAATATACGGAAATTAAGTAACGATGGTTCACCTTACGAATATTACTCGTCGAATATCTATTGGTCGCCCGATTCGAGAAAGATCGTGTGTTGCAAATATCGCCCCGGAGGGGATCGCAAATTGTTGTTGATCTCTTCTTCTCCAAAGGATCAATTACAGCCTAAAACAGAGACATATGATTATCTGAAACCGGGAGATGCACTGCCTGTAAGACGTCCGGTTGCTTTTTTGATTGATGAAGAAAAAGTAATTCATTTTGATGTGCCGGATGTTGACTCCCAGTATGATCTGACCAACATAAAATGGAATAAGAAAAGCGATTTCTTTACGTTCGATTTCAATAAAAGAGGACATCAGCAATTCATCGTATATGCTGGAGATATTCTTTCCGGAACACTGCATCCGGTAGTAAAGGAAGAAAGTCCTACGTTTATTCATTACTATAATCTTTATCAATATTGGTTTAAGGAGAGCGATGAACTGTTGTGGATTTCGGAACGTGACGGATGGCGGCATATCTATCTCTACGATGTCCCGTCGGGAAAAGTAAAGGAACAGCTGACGAAAGGAGACTGGGTTGTAAAAACGATTGTGAATGTGGATGAAAAAAAGAGACGGATTCTTTTCAAGGCGTGCGGTATGGATAAGAATGAAGATCCCTACCTGGAAAAATATTATACTTTGGATATTCGTAGTGGGAAAATAACGCCGCTTACTCCTGAGAATGCCCATCACAACGTTACTTTTTCGCAGGATCACCGGTATATGTTCGATGTGTACTCAAGAGTAGACTTACCTCCTGCACTTGTAATCCGTTCTGTTGAGGATGGAGGAAAAATAGTATATAAACCTGCTATGCAGCCGGATATCTCCGGAGTTACCGCATCCGGATGGCGGATGCCGGAAGTCTTCTCTGCAAAGGGACGGGACGGTGAGACCGATATCTGGGGAATGATCATTCGTCCGTCCAATTTCGATCCGGCAAAAAAATATCCTGTCATCGAATACATTTATGCCGGACCACACGATTCTCACGTGCCCAAATCATTTGCAGTGGAATACCGACCCAGTGCCCTGGCTGAACTGGGATTTATCACGGTGATGATCGACGGAATGGGAACGGCAAACCGGTCCAAGGCTTTTCACGACGTATGCTGGAAAAACCTGAAAGATGCCGGCTTTCCCGACAGGATTGCCTGGATAAAGGCGGCTGCAGAGAAATATCCGGAGATGGATATCGAACGGATGGGAATTTACGGAGTGTCAGCCGGGGGACAGAACACCATGTGGGGACTTTTGTCATATCCCGACTTTTACAAAGTGGGTGTGGCCTCTTGCGGTTGTTATGATAACCGAATGGATAAGATATGGTGGAACGAGCAGTGGCTGGGATATCCTATTGGAAAAGAATATGAAGAGAATTCGAATGTGGAGAATGCACATCTCCTGAAAGGGAAGTTAATGTTGATCCTTGGGGAGATGGATAATAATGTAGATCCGTCGAGTACATTGCAACTCGTGGATAAATTGATTAAACATGATAAAGAGTTTGAGTTTGTGATGCTCCCGGGTGCCAGACATACTTTAGGTGAAAAATACGGAGAAAGAAAACGGCGCGATTTTTTTATGAAGCATCTTTTGAATGTAAAAGCAACGGAATGGAATAGCAAAAATTCGAAGTGA
- a CDS encoding M90 metallopeptidase family protein has product MKTVLLVVFLLFFCGSEFAQSLFYAELWYKVGTVPPELGIDPFYKKYLDAGGITVVSSENVSDEALIQTQRIITVMLSKRPDVKQAMVENGCKVMIIGRNEEVCDLPEYAHICDTPENRSYWNKRARGFGGAPEDTFSASFGEENMLCLEGDRYKGESILVHEFAHLIHMVGIVGINPDFDTELEMLRQHAIEKGRWENTYAITNKEEYFAESVQTFFDCNRYSEIPNGVHNAINTREKLKTYDPEMYELLLRYFPESDLGLCDGNYSN; this is encoded by the coding sequence ATGAAGACGGTTTTACTTGTAGTGTTTTTATTATTTTTCTGCGGATCGGAATTTGCACAGTCCCTTTTTTATGCTGAACTATGGTATAAGGTTGGTACTGTTCCGCCGGAATTGGGAATCGATCCCTTTTATAAGAAATATCTTGATGCCGGTGGTATTACCGTCGTTTCATCGGAAAATGTTTCCGATGAGGCATTGATTCAGACGCAACGCATAATCACGGTCATGCTTTCCAAACGTCCCGATGTAAAACAGGCTATGGTGGAGAATGGTTGTAAGGTTATGATCATCGGCCGGAATGAAGAGGTGTGTGATTTACCGGAATATGCACATATCTGTGATACACCTGAAAATAGATCTTATTGGAACAAGCGGGCACGAGGTTTTGGCGGTGCGCCCGAAGATACGTTCAGCGCAAGCTTTGGGGAGGAAAACATGCTTTGTCTGGAGGGCGACCGGTATAAGGGCGAAAGTATTCTGGTACATGAATTTGCCCATCTTATTCATATGGTCGGCATTGTTGGCATAAATCCCGATTTCGATACCGAGTTGGAGATGCTTCGCCAACATGCCATTGAAAAAGGACGTTGGGAAAACACCTACGCCATCACCAATAAAGAGGAATATTTTGCCGAATCCGTTCAGACCTTTTTCGACTGTAACCGTTATTCGGAAATCCCCAACGGAGTGCACAATGCTATCAATACCCGTGAAAAACTGAAAACATATGATCCGGAGATGTATGAATTGCTTTTGCGCTATTTTCCCGAATCGGATCTGGGTTTATGTGATGGTAACTATAGTAATTAG
- a CDS encoding glycoside hydrolase family 127 protein: protein MKRTFLLYLGVIWLLGCNKPSEKHIQIQLGEISEVPFTDVRFNDEFWAPRMEINRTVSIPSAFYQCEINGRFDNFALAGGLIQGEHQGDFSFDDTDPYKIIEGASYALAVKYDPELDAYMDSVITLITAAQEEDGYLTTCVTNNCTRLSRWWGSSRWEKINSHELYNCGHLYEAAVAHYKATGKRTLLDVAIKNADLVCDVFGLGEGQIKYPSGHPIIEMALVKLYHVTGNKKYLDQAHYFVDEAGRLSNGRKPGIYSQDHKPVLEQDEIVGHAVRAGYFYSGVTDVASLQHDRELFDAVSRVWENMAGKKLYINGGIGSRAQGEGFGPDYELNNFNNYCETCASIANVYWNQRMFLATGNSKYIDVLERTLYNGVLSGVSLSGDKFFYDNPLASHGVHQRQEWFGCACCPGNVTRFMASVPGYVYATHKNDVYVNLFVSGNAKITLEKGEIELEQITKYPWEGNVEIKLNRAISKEFAIHVRIPGWAVNRPVPTDLYRYVDDEKPHVSLTVNGKTIEVKPVHGYVVIDRKWEEGDKVSLHMDMPVRRTQAHDNVYYNEGLLSMERGPVLYALESVDQPEDFLFNIVIPRDARILSRFDKALLNGVVVLEGEAFMVSRDSVSGQLLGTPFTFKAVPYSTWNNRGRGQLVVWTPEKAEYAILRPEPTIASQAEQVGGWGYNDQFEPKSSSDLNTPYHYWWLKQGSEESVGYQFNKPETISNVEVYWLVFDHYDVSYRAPESWKLLYKEGNTWREVKNPSAYGVEPDQYNKVTFDPVTTTELKLVAQLQRNKEGVSQDQDFKGYSGGIIEWKVNN, encoded by the coding sequence ATGAAACGAACCTTTTTACTCTATTTGGGTGTTATATGGCTTCTCGGCTGTAATAAACCGTCGGAAAAGCATATACAGATACAGCTCGGTGAAATCAGCGAAGTTCCGTTTACCGACGTCCGTTTTAATGACGAATTCTGGGCGCCGAGAATGGAAATCAATAGGACGGTTTCGATCCCGTCGGCGTTTTATCAGTGTGAAATAAATGGGCGGTTCGATAATTTTGCATTAGCCGGAGGGTTGATACAAGGAGAACATCAGGGTGATTTCTCGTTCGACGACACCGATCCGTATAAAATCATCGAAGGTGCATCTTATGCATTGGCTGTAAAATACGATCCGGAGTTAGATGCATACATGGACAGTGTTATTACATTGATTACTGCCGCTCAGGAGGAAGATGGATATCTCACTACCTGTGTCACCAATAATTGTACCCGCCTTTCACGTTGGTGGGGTAGTTCCCGTTGGGAAAAGATCAACAGTCATGAGTTGTACAACTGCGGGCATCTTTATGAAGCGGCGGTTGCTCATTATAAAGCGACCGGAAAGCGAACATTACTGGATGTGGCCATAAAAAATGCCGATCTGGTGTGTGACGTTTTCGGGCTTGGAGAAGGACAGATAAAATATCCGTCGGGACATCCTATTATAGAAATGGCGCTTGTGAAACTGTATCATGTGACGGGAAATAAGAAATACCTCGATCAGGCACATTATTTTGTGGATGAAGCCGGTCGTTTATCCAACGGAAGGAAACCGGGTATTTATAGCCAGGATCATAAACCGGTGCTTGAACAGGATGAAATTGTCGGCCATGCTGTCCGGGCCGGGTATTTTTATTCGGGAGTAACGGACGTAGCCTCTTTGCAGCATGACCGGGAATTGTTCGATGCCGTCAGCCGCGTCTGGGAAAATATGGCAGGAAAGAAGCTCTATATCAATGGGGGGATTGGTTCTCGGGCGCAGGGAGAAGGATTTGGCCCGGATTACGAACTCAATAATTTCAATAATTATTGTGAGACTTGTGCGTCCATTGCCAATGTGTACTGGAATCAACGGATGTTTTTAGCAACGGGCAATTCTAAGTATATTGACGTACTGGAAAGGACGCTTTATAACGGGGTTCTTTCGGGTGTTTCGTTGAGCGGTGATAAATTTTTCTATGACAATCCTTTGGCTTCACACGGCGTACACCAACGTCAGGAGTGGTTCGGATGTGCCTGTTGTCCGGGAAATGTCACCCGTTTTATGGCATCTGTTCCGGGGTATGTGTATGCTACTCATAAAAATGATGTATATGTCAATCTCTTCGTGAGCGGAAATGCAAAGATAACTCTTGAAAAGGGTGAGATCGAGTTGGAGCAGATAACGAAATATCCGTGGGAAGGAAATGTGGAAATCAAGCTCAATAGAGCCATTTCGAAAGAATTTGCGATACATGTCCGGATTCCCGGATGGGCAGTAAACCGACCGGTACCGACTGATCTCTACCGGTATGTGGATGATGAGAAACCACACGTTTCCTTAACGGTCAACGGGAAAACGATAGAAGTTAAACCGGTACATGGATATGTGGTTATCGATAGAAAATGGGAAGAAGGAGATAAAGTTTCTTTGCATATGGATATGCCGGTAAGAAGGACACAAGCGCATGATAACGTGTACTATAACGAAGGATTATTGTCGATGGAACGGGGACCTGTACTGTATGCCCTGGAAAGTGTTGACCAGCCCGAAGATTTTCTTTTCAATATTGTTATACCCAGAGATGCCAGAATTTTGTCCCGTTTCGATAAAGCACTGCTGAATGGTGTTGTCGTACTGGAAGGCGAAGCATTCATGGTCAGCAGGGATTCTGTTAGCGGACAATTATTGGGAACACCTTTTACATTTAAAGCAGTTCCTTACAGCACCTGGAACAACCGGGGACGGGGACAATTGGTTGTATGGACACCCGAAAAAGCGGAATATGCTATTTTAAGACCGGAACCGACTATTGCTTCACAAGCTGAACAGGTTGGCGGTTGGGGATATAATGACCAGTTCGAACCAAAATCATCATCTGACCTCAATACGCCCTATCACTATTGGTGGTTGAAACAAGGCAGCGAAGAATCTGTCGGATATCAATTCAATAAACCCGAGACGATTTCGAATGTGGAGGTCTATTGGCTGGTCTTTGATCATTATGATGTCTCGTACAGAGCGCCGGAATCATGGAAACTGCTGTACAAAGAGGGTAATACATGGAGGGAAGTGAAAAATCCGTCCGCTTACGGAGTTGAACCGGATCAATACAATAAAGTCACATTCGATCCTGTTACCACCACGGAATTAAAACTGGTAGCCCAATTACAGCGTAACAAAGAAGGTGTGTCCCAAGATCAAGACTTCAAAGGTTATTCGGGAGGTATTATTGAATGGAAGGTGAATAATTAA